A single window of Vidua chalybeata isolate OUT-0048 chromosome 7, bVidCha1 merged haplotype, whole genome shotgun sequence DNA harbors:
- the ORC4 gene encoding origin recognition complex subunit 4, translated as MRHPARPSSARAPASLREPRMQPVRRMKPSAMSKRKLKESSAESAESISQVQKILRERFCHHCAAGKLFGMEQQYRHLLELLKRTTVHGESNSALIIGPRGSGKTALLNHVLKDLREMKQVRENLLEVHLNGLLQTNDKVALKEITRQLQLENVVGDKVFGSFAENLAFLLEALRKGDRTSSCPILFVLDEFDLFVHHKNQTLLYNLFDISQSAQTPVTVIGLTCRQDILELLEKRVKSRFSHRQIYLMNSFDFKQYIKIFKKQLSLPAEFPDESFAQKWNNNVQHLSEDKTVQDLLQNLFHHSKDLRSLHSLLMLAGSAVTVHHPLLTAADLQEASRQHSTDSKANIVHGLSVLEICLIIAMKHLTEVYDGEPFNFQMVYNEFQKFIQRKAHSMYNFEKPVVMKAFEHLLQLELVKPLERPSVRAQREYVLMKLLLDSSQIMDALQVYPNCPTDVKQWAASSLSWL; from the exons ATGCGCCATCCCGCCCGCCCTTCATCTGCTCGGGCTCCGGCGTCTCTGAGGGAGCCGCGGATGCAGCCTGTGAGGAGG ATGAAACCTTCTGCAATGAGCAAGCGAAAGTTGAAGGAGAGCAGTGCAGAAAGTGCTGAGAGCATTTCCCAG GTGCAAAAAATCTTACGTGAAAGATTCTGTCaccactgtgctgctggaaaactctttgggatggagcagcagtACAG ACAtttgctggagctgctgaaaagaacCACGGTGCACGGGGAGAGCAATTCCGCCCTCATTATCGGCCCCCGGGGATCCGGGAAAACTGCG tTATTGAATCATGTCTTAAAAGACCTCAGGGAAATGAAACAAGTGAGAGAGAACCTGTTGGAAGTCCATCTGAATG GGCTTCTGCAGACAAATGATAAAGTGGCCCTGAAGGAGATcaccaggcagctgcagctggaaaatgtgGTTGGGGACAAAGTTTTT GGCAGTTTTGCTGAGAACCTTGCCTTCCTCCTTGAAGCTCTGAGGAAAG GAGACCGAACCAGCAGCTGCCCAATTTTGTTTGTCCTGGATGAATTTGATTTGTTTGTCCACCACAAGAATCAGACGCTGCTGTACAACCTCTTTGACATCTCCCAGTCTGCACAGACCCCAGTGACAGTTATTGGGCTCACCTGCAGGCAG GATatcctggagctcctggagaagagagtAAAGTCAAGGTTCTCCCACAGACAGATATATTTGATGAATTCCTTTGATTTTAAACAATACATTAAGATATTCAAGAAACAGCTTTCTCTTCCTGCTGAATTTCCCGATGAGTCTTTTGCACAAAAATGGAATAATAATGTTCAG CATCTCTCAGAGGATAAAACTGTGCAGGACTTGCTGCAGAACCTCTTCCACCACAGCAAAGACCTGCGCTCGCTGCACTCACTCCTG ATGCTGGCTGGCAGCGCAGTGACCGTGCACCACCCCCTGCTCACGGCTGCAGACCTGCAGGAggccagcaggcagcacagcactgacTCCAAGGCCAACATTGTCCATG GTTTGTCTGTGCTGGAAATCTGCCTCATCATAGCCATGAAACACCTGACTGAGGTCTATGATGGAGAACCATTCAACTTCCAGATGGTTTACAATG AATTCCAGAAGTTCATCCAGAGGAAGGCACATTCTATGTACAACTTTGAGAAGCCAGTTGTCATGAAG GCCTTTGagcacctgctgcagctggagctggtgaAGCCCCTGGAGCGGCCGTCGGTGCGGGCGCAGCGCGAGTATGTGCTgatgaagctgctgctggacagCAGCCAGATCATGGACGCCCTGCAGGTGTACCCCAACTGCCCCACGGATGTCAAGCAGTGGGCAGCCTCCTCCCTCAGCTGGCTCTGA